A genomic window from Sulfurospirillum multivorans DSM 12446 includes:
- the trpD gene encoding anthranilate phosphoribosyltransferase, which translates to MNYQEAYEQFNALFENELSSEAAAQFLVELYDRGESFEEIAAAANVMREHSIKLDIPAHLKAELIDIVGTGGDKSGTFNISTTTSIVLAALGCKVAKHGSGSATSLSGSADVLKALGLNLSLTPEKQIKMLEECGFVFMFAMNHHPCMKHIMPIRRSLSHRTIFNMLGPLANPAGTQKQMVGVFHVDYIDRFSKALRELGTMKSMVVSSLDGLDEVSITAPTRYTMIENKIITEGEINPEAFGFTFAPLEAIKGGDSIQNAEITRSILRGDEKGAKLNVVLLNGACALVLDGKARDIQEGIALMKDAIESKKAWDKLGEIIKLSYLI; encoded by the coding sequence ATGAATTACCAAGAGGCCTATGAACAGTTTAATGCGCTCTTTGAAAATGAACTAAGTTCCGAAGCAGCAGCACAATTTTTAGTCGAACTCTACGATCGAGGTGAGAGTTTTGAAGAGATCGCAGCCGCGGCAAATGTGATGCGCGAACACAGCATTAAGCTCGATATTCCAGCACACTTGAAAGCTGAATTGATTGACATCGTAGGTACTGGCGGTGATAAAAGCGGAACGTTTAACATCTCTACAACAACATCCATCGTTTTAGCCGCACTTGGGTGCAAAGTTGCCAAACATGGCAGCGGTTCTGCCACTTCACTCTCTGGCAGTGCCGATGTACTTAAAGCCTTAGGACTCAACCTGAGTTTAACACCTGAAAAACAGATCAAAATGCTTGAAGAGTGCGGCTTTGTTTTCATGTTTGCAATGAATCACCATCCGTGCATGAAGCATATTATGCCCATTCGAAGAAGTCTCTCACACCGTACGATTTTCAATATGTTAGGACCTCTTGCCAATCCTGCGGGTACTCAAAAACAGATGGTTGGTGTTTTTCATGTCGATTACATTGATCGTTTTAGCAAAGCGTTACGCGAGCTTGGCACAATGAAAAGCATGGTGGTAAGTTCTCTTGATGGTTTGGATGAAGTGAGCATTACGGCTCCAACGCGTTACACGATGATTGAAAATAAAATCATCACCGAAGGCGAAATCAACCCTGAAGCATTTGGCTTTACCTTTGCTCCACTTGAGGCAATTAAAGGTGGTGATAGCATCCAAAATGCTGAGATTACGCGCTCAATTTTAAGAGGTGATGAGAAGGGGGCAAAACTCAATGTTGTACTCTTAAATGGTGCCTGTGCTTTAGTGCTAGATGGAAAAGCGAGAGATATACAAGAAGGAATTGCGCTCATGAAAGATGCCATTGAAAGCAAAAAAGCATGGGATAAACTGGGCGAAATTATTAAGCTCTCTTATCTTATATGA
- a CDS encoding RNA polymerase factor sigma-54 — translation MKLRVSSTQTTKQKFSSTLRGWLPILQANLDSLVETLEPFVQENPFISVKSGSETPDKHFEKKSFFSEVAKTSVSDTIEALTLDKKSLYQVLNEQVNPPLFPTEKSQQVAYEIIENINSEGYFEIAALSEIAKKLGIKVEEVEKIRQRFAYLEPLGIGALDLKETFLFQLQDLSLDNELYNMVEMLIINFETIESFSKEPLFHDALAIIKRFHNPPAIDFMEDEKEVIPDIFIYDLEGAIEVRLNDAYYPEVILDTEGLDENHSFVSQKIKDAKDLIDALEMRKATLYKIGLMIVEYQYDFFFGKAIKPMKLKDLADDLGRNPSTISRAIAGKYLSCSRGVIPLKQFFATALEEDISNSAIKEYMIELVKNESKIKPLSDIKLLELIEGKFNIKMVRRTITKYRQQFNIASSSERKKLYTLKF, via the coding sequence TTGAAACTTAGGGTTTCTAGCACACAAACAACCAAACAAAAGTTCTCCTCAACGCTAAGAGGTTGGCTTCCTATACTTCAAGCCAATTTAGATAGTTTGGTGGAAACACTAGAACCCTTTGTGCAAGAAAATCCTTTTATTAGTGTCAAATCAGGTTCAGAAACACCCGATAAACATTTTGAAAAGAAAAGTTTTTTCTCCGAAGTGGCTAAAACATCGGTTTCAGATACCATTGAGGCACTGACTTTAGATAAAAAATCGCTTTATCAAGTCCTTAATGAACAGGTCAATCCTCCACTTTTTCCTACTGAAAAATCGCAACAAGTCGCGTATGAAATCATTGAAAATATTAATTCCGAAGGATATTTTGAAATAGCAGCATTAAGTGAAATTGCAAAAAAGTTAGGCATTAAAGTTGAAGAAGTTGAAAAGATACGGCAGCGCTTTGCTTATCTTGAGCCTTTGGGTATTGGAGCTCTTGATTTAAAAGAGACCTTCTTATTCCAACTTCAAGACCTTTCATTAGACAATGAACTCTATAACATGGTAGAAATGCTGATTATCAACTTTGAAACTATCGAATCCTTTAGTAAAGAGCCACTGTTTCATGATGCCCTCGCTATTATTAAACGATTTCACAACCCTCCTGCAATTGATTTTATGGAAGATGAAAAAGAGGTTATTCCTGATATTTTTATCTATGATCTTGAAGGGGCAATTGAAGTCAGGCTCAATGATGCGTATTATCCTGAAGTGATTCTCGACACTGAAGGACTTGATGAAAATCATAGTTTTGTCTCTCAAAAAATTAAAGATGCTAAAGATCTTATTGACGCTCTTGAGATGCGCAAAGCAACGCTCTATAAGATTGGATTGATGATTGTGGAGTATCAGTACGATTTTTTCTTTGGCAAAGCGATAAAGCCGATGAAACTTAAAGACTTAGCTGATGATCTAGGACGTAATCCCTCAACCATTTCACGTGCCATTGCGGGTAAATACCTCTCGTGTTCTCGTGGCGTTATCCCTTTAAAACAGTTTTTTGCTACGGCGCTTGAAGAAGATATTTCCAATAGTGCTATTAAAGAATATATGATTGAACTTGTTAAAAATGAGAGTAAAATAAAACCTCTGAGCGATATTAAACTTCTAGAACTGATAGAAGGAAAATTTAACATCAAAATGGTACGAAGAACCATTACAAAATACCGACAACAGTTTAATATCGCAAGCTCATCTGAACGTAAAAAACTCTACACTCTTAAATTTTAA
- the tsaE gene encoding tRNA (adenosine(37)-N6)-threonylcarbamoyltransferase complex ATPase subunit type 1 TsaE, which translates to MSQCYEKVCDLAHLIAFAEEIKNKLGNSGVLLLRGNLASGKTAFVKAFAKTLGLEEAISSPTFSILHEYDEKLFHYDIYQCGSNGFLQSGLIEKLDVEGYHLIEWGDAEFEKLLHHFGVEYSTIDIETMDLKRNYKVHINAYA; encoded by the coding sequence ATGAGTCAATGTTATGAAAAAGTGTGTGATTTAGCGCACTTAATTGCTTTTGCTGAAGAGATAAAAAATAAACTTGGGAATTCAGGTGTGCTTTTATTACGAGGGAATCTCGCAAGTGGAAAAACCGCTTTCGTTAAAGCGTTTGCTAAAACACTAGGACTTGAAGAAGCAATCTCATCGCCAACCTTTTCGATTTTGCATGAGTATGATGAAAAACTGTTTCATTATGACATTTACCAATGTGGAAGTAATGGTTTTTTGCAAAGTGGATTGATCGAAAAATTAGATGTTGAAGGTTACCATCTCATTGAATGGGGTGATGCTGAGTTTGAAAAATTACTGCACCATTTTGGTGTTGAGTATAGTACAATCGATATCGAAACAATGGATTTAAAACGCAATTATAAGGTTCACATTAATGCATACGCTTAA
- a CDS encoding rhodanese-like domain-containing protein, which translates to MDKPINDEWSEEAMMNLVKTVTKSCEVSGEELHVMLNLRAQKRLDFVLIDIREMYEYSESSIRGTDILMPTSTIHQHMDELKKLANKLLIFYCHIGGRTTQMIFILRRMGFSNIAQLSGGIDAFHGEKLKNAPLPKTMK; encoded by the coding sequence GTGGATAAGCCAATTAACGATGAATGGAGTGAAGAAGCGATGATGAATTTAGTCAAAACCGTAACAAAAAGCTGCGAAGTCAGTGGAGAAGAGTTACATGTAATGCTAAATCTCAGAGCGCAAAAAAGGCTCGATTTTGTACTTATTGATATCAGAGAGATGTATGAGTATTCTGAGTCAAGTATCAGAGGAACAGACATTCTTATGCCAACTTCAACCATTCATCAACACATGGACGAACTTAAAAAACTCGCCAATAAGCTTTTGATTTTTTACTGCCATATTGGTGGACGCACAACACAAATGATATTTATTTTACGAAGAATGGGCTTTTCAAACATTGCCCAACTCAGTGGTGGCATTGATGCCTTTCATGGTGAAAAACTGAAAAATGCCCCACTTCCAAAAACGATGAAATAG
- a CDS encoding arginyltransferase: MRSFSRIIEFSTLETKCSYLDDCKTRMEYKYIENATMELNQELIERGWRRFGNYYSRPQCQNCKLCLSLRIDVRNYNFSRSAKRVFKKAEGIRYVIQAPTISTEHLELYDKYHRHMEQKRGWQYYNLKPQSYHELYVSGAHNFGKEVLYFQGEKLIGVDLIDFLDDGISSIYFYYDPDFEKLSLGRLSIYEQIILAKEYDLEWIYLGYYVKECQSLKYKASYTPYQTLQGNPNLDEDAIWI, translated from the coding sequence ATGAGATCATTTTCACGCATTATTGAATTTTCAACATTAGAAACGAAATGTTCATACCTTGATGACTGTAAAACACGCATGGAATATAAGTACATTGAAAATGCGACAATGGAGCTCAATCAAGAACTCATTGAACGTGGGTGGAGACGATTTGGAAACTACTACTCAAGACCACAATGTCAAAACTGTAAATTGTGTTTAAGCCTACGTATTGATGTTAGAAATTACAATTTTTCACGTTCTGCTAAGCGTGTTTTCAAAAAAGCAGAAGGTATTCGTTATGTCATTCAAGCACCAACCATTAGCACGGAACATCTTGAGCTTTATGATAAATATCATCGTCATATGGAACAAAAACGAGGCTGGCAATACTACAACCTGAAGCCACAAAGTTACCACGAACTCTATGTAAGTGGCGCACATAATTTTGGAAAAGAGGTACTTTATTTTCAGGGTGAGAAGCTTATTGGTGTTGATCTTATTGACTTTTTAGACGATGGCATCTCCTCGATCTATTTTTACTACGACCCTGATTTTGAAAAACTCTCTTTAGGAAGACTTTCCATCTACGAGCAGATCATTTTGGCAAAAGAGTATGATCTTGAATGGATCTACCTTGGCTATTATGTCAAAGAGTGTCAAAGCCTTAAATATAAAGCGTCTTATACCCCTTATCAGACACTTCAAGGCAATCCAAATTTAGATGAAGATGCCATTTGGATATAA
- a CDS encoding argininosuccinate synthase codes for MKKDVKKVVLAYSGGLDTSIILKWLQDEYKCEVVTFTADIGQGEELEPARKKAISLGIKPENIFIEDLKEEFVKDYVFPMFRANAIYEGEYLLGTSIARPLIAKRQAEIAAQVGADGVSHGATGKGNDQVRFEMGYLSMNSDLVIIAPWREWDLNSREKLLAYAEKNGIKIEKKPGKSPYSMDANLLHISYEGLVLENPAAEPEEDMWRWTVSPEKAPDQSEVIEITYEKGDPVALNGVKLSPATMLTKLNELGCKHGIGRIDIVENRFVGMKSRGCYETPGGTIMLRAHRAIESITLDREAAHFKDEIMPTYAKTIYNGFWFSPEREMMQAAIDKSQETVNGTVKLKLYKGNVSVIGRDSKTNNLFSEAFCTFEEDEVYNQKDAAGFIKLNALRFIISGKNKRNQGKA; via the coding sequence ATGAAAAAAGATGTTAAAAAAGTAGTTTTAGCCTATTCAGGTGGACTTGATACCAGTATTATTTTAAAATGGCTCCAAGATGAGTATAAATGTGAAGTAGTCACGTTCACAGCGGATATTGGCCAAGGTGAAGAGTTAGAGCCAGCGCGCAAAAAAGCCATCTCTTTAGGCATTAAGCCAGAAAATATTTTTATTGAAGATTTAAAAGAAGAATTTGTTAAAGATTACGTATTCCCTATGTTTAGAGCCAATGCCATTTATGAGGGTGAATACCTTCTAGGAACCTCAATCGCAAGACCTTTGATCGCAAAACGCCAAGCAGAAATCGCAGCACAAGTGGGTGCTGATGGCGTCAGTCATGGTGCTACAGGTAAAGGCAATGATCAAGTTCGTTTTGAGATGGGATATTTGAGCATGAATTCAGATCTTGTCATCATTGCACCTTGGAGAGAATGGGATTTAAACTCTCGTGAAAAACTTCTTGCGTATGCAGAGAAAAACGGTATCAAAATTGAGAAAAAACCAGGTAAATCGCCCTACTCTATGGATGCAAACTTGCTTCATATCTCGTATGAGGGACTCGTGCTTGAAAATCCAGCAGCAGAGCCAGAAGAAGACATGTGGCGATGGACGGTCAGCCCTGAAAAAGCGCCTGATCAATCCGAAGTGATTGAAATTACCTATGAAAAGGGTGATCCAGTCGCACTAAACGGTGTTAAATTAAGTCCTGCCACAATGCTTACCAAACTTAATGAGCTTGGCTGTAAACATGGCATCGGTCGTATCGACATCGTTGAAAACCGTTTTGTGGGAATGAAAAGTAGAGGTTGTTACGAAACACCGGGTGGTACGATTATGCTTCGCGCACACAGAGCGATTGAGAGCATTACACTAGATCGTGAAGCGGCACATTTTAAAGATGAGATCATGCCAACGTATGCGAAAACCATTTATAACGGATTTTGGTTCTCTCCAGAGCGTGAGATGATGCAAGCAGCCATTGATAAATCGCAAGAAACCGTAAACGGCACCGTAAAACTTAAACTGTATAAGGGCAATGTTTCGGTCATCGGAAGAGATTCTAAGACCAACAATCTCTTCAGTGAAGCATTCTGCACCTTTGAAGAAGATGAAGTGTATAACCAAAAAGATGCAGCGGGCTTTATTAAACTTAATGCCCTACGTTTTATCATTAGTGGGAAGAATAAAAGAAATCAAGGCAAAGCTTAA
- the rplI gene encoding 50S ribosomal protein L9: MKVLLIKDVKDLGKKGEIKEVKDGYGQNFLIGKGFALLATNEVMRKYESDQRKKAAAEAEEIANLKAIEKKLGELKLTVKRKLGANGSLFGAVTKEEIAHELKEQHKIEIDKKTVELEHAIKTTGNFDVSIKLGHGIHATLALIILGE, translated from the coding sequence ATGAAAGTTTTATTGATTAAAGATGTTAAAGATTTGGGTAAAAAAGGCGAAATCAAAGAGGTTAAAGACGGTTACGGTCAAAACTTCCTCATTGGTAAAGGCTTTGCGCTTTTGGCGACCAATGAAGTGATGCGAAAATACGAATCAGACCAACGCAAAAAAGCAGCTGCAGAAGCGGAAGAAATCGCCAATCTTAAAGCGATAGAGAAAAAACTTGGTGAATTAAAACTTACAGTCAAACGTAAACTTGGCGCGAATGGAAGTCTTTTTGGTGCAGTGACTAAAGAGGAAATTGCGCATGAACTTAAAGAGCAACACAAAATCGAAATCGATAAAAAAACCGTTGAGCTTGAACATGCGATCAAAACGACGGGTAATTTTGATGTAAGTATTAAGTTAGGACACGGTATTCACGCCACATTGGCGCTTATTATTCTTGGAGAATAA
- a CDS encoding RNA-binding S4 domain-containing protein, which translates to MRVDKFLNSVNITKRRAISEDMCKNGVVCINDAVAKPAKDVKVGDIITINYLEKAVKYEVLQIPEAKTIPKTKQNEYVREA; encoded by the coding sequence ATGAGAGTCGATAAATTTTTAAACAGCGTGAATATCACCAAACGTCGTGCCATATCGGAAGATATGTGCAAAAATGGCGTTGTTTGCATCAACGATGCCGTTGCAAAGCCTGCAAAAGATGTCAAAGTGGGTGATATTATTACGATTAATTATCTTGAAAAAGCAGTAAAATACGAGGTTTTGCAAATTCCTGAAGCCAAAACCATTCCAAAAACGAAACAAAACGAATACGTAAGGGAAGCGTAA
- the lptB gene encoding LPS export ABC transporter ATP-binding protein: MHTLKVQELQKVIKKTEIIKGVSLDVQSGEVVGLLGPNGAGKTTMFYMICGLIPPSSGVVFLDNQDVTQIPLHVRAKLGIGYLPQESSIFKDLSVEENIMLAAEIVYPNKEDAMKRVEELLNLLNIEPIRKRNGVSLSGGERRRCEIARSLVLKPKFLLLDEPFAGVDPIAVSDIQGIVQELAKLDIGVLITDHNVRETLAICDRAYVLKDGALLASGGSEEVAQNKLVKTYYLGEDFRF; this comes from the coding sequence ATGCATACGCTTAAAGTTCAAGAATTACAAAAAGTGATTAAAAAAACAGAAATTATTAAAGGGGTGTCCCTTGATGTTCAAAGTGGCGAAGTCGTAGGACTTTTAGGTCCCAATGGTGCGGGTAAAACAACCATGTTTTATATGATTTGTGGACTTATCCCTCCAAGCTCTGGCGTTGTTTTTCTAGATAATCAGGATGTCACTCAAATACCTTTACATGTAAGAGCAAAATTAGGTATTGGTTACCTTCCTCAAGAATCAAGTATTTTTAAAGACCTGAGTGTAGAAGAGAACATTATGCTTGCCGCTGAAATTGTTTATCCTAATAAAGAGGATGCAATGAAGCGCGTGGAAGAGCTTTTAAATTTGCTCAATATTGAACCTATTCGTAAACGCAATGGTGTGAGCCTTAGTGGTGGTGAGAGGCGTCGTTGCGAGATCGCACGCTCTTTGGTCTTAAAACCAAAATTTCTCCTTCTTGACGAGCCTTTTGCGGGTGTTGATCCTATCGCTGTATCCGATATTCAAGGTATTGTTCAAGAGCTCGCAAAGCTGGATATTGGTGTTTTGATTACGGACCATAATGTACGCGAGACTCTCGCCATTTGTGATAGGGCTTATGTACTTAAAGATGGGGCTCTTTTGGCAAGTGGTGGTAGTGAAGAAGTTGCTCAAAACAAACTGGTGAAGACGTATTATCTTGGTGAAGATTTCAGGTTTTAA
- a CDS encoding adenylosuccinate lyase — MHLSLSHDMLALTIQEDSKTFYFLQNIADKNFQKKIGRKDKMIIFKEQDELVQRRYFLKLISKIYLRKTGNVEQARIIENTIDKSIKISLLKSNQVLQKMSINLSIEDNYAVVFYMGSHNTLFASYLKSYFKDHLVRIRPKNGTITLYPNSDITVRLLEKLLAQKELFGCFVEFSYSMDDFLAYKKSFVSKRAKRSRHNALFSLLEEYFGVLGCKMEDSFDMIRSNYLTLVKKYHPDSCGLYDGDLHVKYVAKFQEVQNAYEMLKMHFRHADAKSA; from the coding sequence ATGCACCTTTCTCTCTCTCATGATATGCTCGCACTTACAATACAAGAAGATTCAAAAACCTTTTATTTTTTGCAAAATATTGCCGATAAAAACTTTCAAAAAAAGATTGGACGCAAAGATAAAATGATTATTTTTAAAGAGCAAGATGAGTTAGTGCAACGCCGTTACTTTTTAAAATTGATCAGTAAAATTTATTTGCGAAAAACAGGTAATGTCGAACAAGCACGTATCATCGAAAATACAATAGATAAAAGCATCAAGATTTCGCTTCTCAAATCCAATCAAGTCCTTCAAAAAATGAGCATTAATCTCTCCATTGAAGACAATTATGCTGTTGTCTTTTACATGGGGTCACACAATACGCTTTTTGCTTCCTACCTGAAAAGCTATTTTAAAGACCATTTGGTCAGAATTCGCCCAAAAAATGGCACGATTACGCTCTATCCGAACTCAGATATTACTGTGCGTCTTTTAGAAAAACTCTTGGCACAAAAAGAGTTGTTTGGTTGTTTTGTAGAGTTTTCTTATTCTATGGACGATTTTTTAGCCTACAAAAAGAGTTTTGTATCAAAACGTGCTAAGAGAAGCCGACATAACGCCCTCTTCTCTTTACTTGAAGAGTATTTCGGTGTGCTTGGATGTAAAATGGAAGACTCTTTTGATATGATTCGCAGTAACTATCTTACACTGGTAAAAAAATATCATCCAGATAGTTGTGGCCTTTATGATGGTGATTTACATGTAAAGTATGTGGCAAAGTTTCAAGAGGTTCAAAATGCCTATGAAATGCTCAAAATGCACTTCAGACATGCCGATGCAAAGAGTGCTTAA